A single genomic interval of Spinacia oleracea cultivar Varoflay chromosome 6, BTI_SOV_V1, whole genome shotgun sequence harbors:
- the LOC110777361 gene encoding glycosyltransferase BC10, translating to MMMMMTPAATTTMMMTPARKQRFRHCCIFRQNLKLVITVSIILCIFGFWKFQSQLISSPPSKMTRLSRRVGPISFVGPPKIAFLFLTRRHLPLDFLWGSFFEEVDVASYSIYIHSEPGFVFDESNTRSPMFFGRQLSNSIQVAWGESSMIEAERLMLDAALEDPANQRFVLLSDSCVPLYNFSYIYSYVMQSPKSFVDSFLDKKEKEGQGRFNPKMSPGITEDKWRKGSQWFTLIRRHAEVVVDDGLVFPLFKKYCKRRPPVDDSKGKLNLKLQKQHNCIPDEHYLQTLLTMSGLEKELERRTLTYTLWNDSPANMEGKGWHPFTFSRSAANPQRIKEIKDINNVYYATEYRTEWCRTNSTAVPCFLFARKFSQGAAMRLLSERLWTE from the exons atgatgatgatgatgacgccAGCAGCAACGACAACGATGATGATGACGCCAGCAAGGAAGCAAAGGTTTCGCCATTGTTGTATCTTCCGACAAAATTTGAAGCTCGTGATTACAGTCTCGATTATACTCTGCATCTTCGGATTCTGGAAATTTCAGTCGCAATTAATTTCATCTCCGCCCTCGAAAATGACGCGTTTATCTCGGCGCGTAGGCCCTATATCCTTTGTCGGTCCTCCGAAGATCGCATTCTTGTTCCTCACTCGCCGTCATCTCCCTCTCGATTTTCTATGGGGAAGCTTCTTCGAG GAAGTTGATGTGGCAAGTTATTCGATTTACATTCACTCCGAGCCAGGTTTTGTGTTTGATGAATCAAACACCCGATCGCCTATGTTTTTTGGTCGGCAATTAAGCAACAGCATTCAG GTAGCGTGGGGCGAATCGAGTATGATTGAAGCAGAGAGGTTAATGCTTGATGCAGCACTCGAGGACCCTGCCAATCAGAGATTTGTTCTTCTTTCAGATAG CTGTGTCCCTTTGTATAATTTTAGCTACATATACAGTTATGTTATGCAATCTCCTAAGAGTTTTGTAGACAG CTTTTTGgacaaaaaggaaaaggaaggtCAAGGTCGCTTTAACCCAAAGATGTCACCGGGTATAACGGAGGACAAATGGCGAAAAGGGTCACAG TGGTTCACTTTGATACGGAGACATGCTGAAGTTGTGGTTGATGATGGTCTTGTCTTTCCTCTCTTCAAAAAGTATTGTAAG CGACGTCCACCGGTTGATGATTCAAAGGGAAAGCTGAATCTG AAACTTCAGAAGCAGCACAATTGCATTCCAGATGAGCATTATCTGCAGACATTACTTACT ATGTCGGGGCTTGAGAAAGAACTGGAACGTCGGACATTGACCTATACTCTATGGAATGACTCCCCCGCAAATATGGAAGGGAAAGGCTGGCATCCTTTCACGTTCAGTCGTTCGGCTGCAAATCCCCAACGTATTAAAGAAATAAAG GATATCAACAATGTATATTACGCAACAGAGTATAGAACAGAGTGGTGCCGAACTAATTCTACAGCCGTTCCTTGCTTTCTATTTGCTAGGAAATTCTCGCAAGGAGCTGCTATGCGGCTTTTAAGTGAAAG GCTGTGGACAGAATGA
- the LOC110777365 gene encoding peroxidase 29 isoform X2 yields the protein MFLHLLPFFACCSMTAKFRFTISLLLQGCDASILLNSKDSEMKCSKNFGIRKLEAIARLKFILEVACPRQVSCADIIALAARDSVALSGGPLIQVPLGRKDSTTCNTQLADVHLPSTTIDVDGFLRIFMGKGMNLQESVAILGGHTLGAGHCINIVDRIYKPNPIDQMDPNYHLALKLGCPSKIPITNLTIIPNDITPSIFDNQYYREISLGKGLFSIDTTLSRDPRTVTIVNQFAADQDYFFEAFSSAFVKLSSANVLTGNMGEVRLQCDQVNR from the exons ATGTTTCTGCACCTGCTGCCTTTCTTCGCCTGTTGTTCCATGACTGCCAAGTTCAG ATTTACCATCTCACTTCTCTTACAG GGATGTGATGCATCGATTCTATTAAATTCGAAAGACTCGGAAATGAAATGTTCCAAGAACTTTGGAATTAGGAAACTTGAAGCAATTGCTAGACTAAAGTTCATCCTAGAAGTTGCATGTCCAAGACAAGTCTCATGTGCTGATATAATTGCCCTAGCAGCAAGGGACTCGGTTGCGCTCTCGGGTGGACCTTTAATCCAAGTTCCTCTTGGAAGAAAGGATTCCACCACTTGTAACACCCAACTAGCTGATGTTCATCTTCCTTCCACCACCATCGACGTCGACGGATTCCTCCGTATTTTCATGGGAAAAGGAATGAACCTTCAAGAGTCTGTGGCAATTCTAG GTGGACATACACTAGGGGCAGggcattgcataaacattgTGGATAGAATCTACAAACCAAATCCTATAGATCAAATGGATCCTAATTATCATCTTGCATTAAAACTTGGTTGCCCTAGTAAAATTCCCATCACAAACCTTACAATAATACCAAATGATATAACTCCATCAATATTTGATAACCAATATTATAGGGAAATTAGCTTGGGCAAAGGCTTGTTTAGCATCGACACCACCCTTTCGAGGGATCCTCGAACCGTCACCATTGTCAATCAATTTGCTGCTGATCAAGACTATTTCTTCGAGGCGTTTTCTTCGGCTTTTGTTAAGCTCTCTTCGGCTAATGTTCTTACTGGGAATATGGGTGAAGTTAGGTTACAATGTGACCAAGTAAATCGATAG
- the LOC110777359 gene encoding uncharacterized protein encodes MIVEILKESMGHQKRGGNRIFNLSPRVVKMATGILGMCVIGYIVGPPLYWHGLAAFTHSSSSSSSSCPPCLCDCSSSYPFLSLPQGLNQSFTDCMKHDPDVSEEMEKHFAELVADELKQKEADALENQRRSEMGLLEAKKIASQYQKEADKCNSGMETCEEARERSEQALEAQRRITVMWEQRARQKGWNQTVAIRRRASQKK; translated from the exons ATGATTGTTGAAATTCTGAAGGAAAGCATGGGACATCAAAAGAGAGGAGGGAATAGGATATTCAATTTGAGCCCAAGAGTTGTGAAAATGGCAACAGGAATTCTTGGAATGTGTGTAATTGGTTACATTGTGGGTCCCCCACTCTATTGGCATGGTCTTGCTGCTTTTACtcactcttcttcttcttcttcttcttcttgccCTCCTTGCCTTTGTGATTGCTCTTCCTCTTACCCTTTTCTCTCCCTCCCTCAAG GACTGAACCAATCATTTACAG ATTGTATGAAGCATGATCCAGATGTTAGTGAAGAGATGGAGAAGCACTTTGCAGAACTTGTTGCAGATGAGCTGAAACAAAAAGAGGCGGACGCCTTAGAAAACCAGAGAAGATCTGAAATGGGATTGTTAGAAGCTAAGAAGATCGCTTCTCAGTATCAAAAGGAAGCTGATAAATGCAACTCCGGCATGGAAACTTGTGAGGAAGCTAGAGAAAGATCCGAACAAGCTTTAGAAGCGCAGAGAAGGATAACCGTTATGTGGGAGCAAAGGGCGCGCCAGAAAGGATGGAATCAAACTGTTGCAATTAGAAGAAGAGCGAGCCAAAAGAAATGA
- the LOC110777365 gene encoding peroxidase 29 isoform X1, whose protein sequence is MEKWRIYVITVILGLCGARNSEGNQLSYNYYESSCPFLEDIVRKEMLTIFATDVSAPAAFLRLLFHDCQVQGCDASILLNSKDSEMKCSKNFGIRKLEAIARLKFILEVACPRQVSCADIIALAARDSVALSGGPLIQVPLGRKDSTTCNTQLADVHLPSTTIDVDGFLRIFMGKGMNLQESVAILGGHTLGAGHCINIVDRIYKPNPIDQMDPNYHLALKLGCPSKIPITNLTIIPNDITPSIFDNQYYREISLGKGLFSIDTTLSRDPRTVTIVNQFAADQDYFFEAFSSAFVKLSSANVLTGNMGEVRLQCDQVNR, encoded by the exons atggaaaaatggAGAATATATGTAATTACAGTGATTCTTGGATTATGTGGTGCAAGAAATAGTGAAGGCAATCAATTATCTTACAACTATTACGAATCTTCATGTCCATTTCTTGAAGACATTGTTAGGAAAGAGATGTTAACCATCTTTGCTACTGATGTTTCTGCACCTGCTGCCTTTCTTCGCCTGTTGTTCCATGACTGCCAAGTTCAG GGATGTGATGCATCGATTCTATTAAATTCGAAAGACTCGGAAATGAAATGTTCCAAGAACTTTGGAATTAGGAAACTTGAAGCAATTGCTAGACTAAAGTTCATCCTAGAAGTTGCATGTCCAAGACAAGTCTCATGTGCTGATATAATTGCCCTAGCAGCAAGGGACTCGGTTGCGCTCTCGGGTGGACCTTTAATCCAAGTTCCTCTTGGAAGAAAGGATTCCACCACTTGTAACACCCAACTAGCTGATGTTCATCTTCCTTCCACCACCATCGACGTCGACGGATTCCTCCGTATTTTCATGGGAAAAGGAATGAACCTTCAAGAGTCTGTGGCAATTCTAG GTGGACATACACTAGGGGCAGggcattgcataaacattgTGGATAGAATCTACAAACCAAATCCTATAGATCAAATGGATCCTAATTATCATCTTGCATTAAAACTTGGTTGCCCTAGTAAAATTCCCATCACAAACCTTACAATAATACCAAATGATATAACTCCATCAATATTTGATAACCAATATTATAGGGAAATTAGCTTGGGCAAAGGCTTGTTTAGCATCGACACCACCCTTTCGAGGGATCCTCGAACCGTCACCATTGTCAATCAATTTGCTGCTGATCAAGACTATTTCTTCGAGGCGTTTTCTTCGGCTTTTGTTAAGCTCTCTTCGGCTAATGTTCTTACTGGGAATATGGGTGAAGTTAGGTTACAATGTGACCAAGTAAATCGATAG